Proteins encoded in a region of the Triplophysa dalaica isolate WHDGS20190420 chromosome 10, ASM1584641v1, whole genome shotgun sequence genome:
- the LOC130429656 gene encoding natural killer cell receptor 2B4-like, with product MNRLIVLLCVCLWHLDSVFGAVQINTVLSVTEGDSVTLHTNITELTDEGIEWTFGVHSQTEIIATIHKNKISSISERLKNHVEIDDQTGSLIITNIKTQHTGLYKVAFNRNAKLVSFIFKVIVYARLPIPVITRDCSSSSSSSNCSVLCSVVKVSHDVSVSWYKGKSLLSSISVSDLNIRLSLPLEVEYQDTNTYRCVVNNPITNLTQHLHITQLCHTSAGSGPMRIRDIAVISCAVVGSLMIVISVLIFWIRRKHKKTNQKVQTDEEEITYVETTFNKRHTNNPRSAMEEDVVYAGVMRR from the exons ATGAATCGTTTAATAGTTCTTCTCTGTGTATGTTTGTGGCATTTAGACA gtgtgtttggtgcgGTTCAAATAAACACAGTCCTGTCAGTGacggagggagattctgtcactctacacacaAATATTACTGAACTGACAGATGAAGGAATCGAGTGGACTTTTGGTGTTCATAGTCAAACTGAAATTATAGCAACAatccacaaaaacaaaatatcatCTATCAGTGAGAGATTGAAGAATCATGTAGAGatagatgatcagactggatctctcatcatcacaaacatcaaaactcaacacactggactttataaagtAGCCTTCAATAGAAATGCAAAGCTAGTTAGCTTCATTTTCAAAGTCATCGTTTATG CTCGTCTTCCTATTCCTGTCATCACCAGAGActgttcttcatcatcttcatcatcaaaTTGTTCAGTGTTGTGTTCGGTGGTCAAGGTGTCACATGATGTGAgtgtctcctggtacaaaggaaagagtttattgtccagcatcagtgtgtctgatctcaacatcagactctctctacctctggaggtggaatatcaggatacaaacacatacagatgtgtggtcaacaatcccatcacaaacctcacacaacatctacacataactcaactctgtcacacgTCTGCAGGTTCAG GGCCGATGCGAATCAGAGATATAGCAGTGATCtcttgtgctgttgttggatctCTGATGATTGTTATTTCTGTTCTGATCTTCTGGATCCGcaggaaacacaaaaaaacaaatcaaaaag TTCAGACCGATGAGGAGGAGATTACCTACGTGGAGACAACATTCAATAAAAGACACACAAATAACCCG AGATCTGCAATGGAGGAAGATGTGGTGTATGCTGGAGTCATGAGAAGATGA